Within the Oncorhynchus clarkii lewisi isolate Uvic-CL-2024 chromosome 2, UVic_Ocla_1.0, whole genome shotgun sequence genome, the region TCCTcaatagtcagaattaatctatGAACTcaattgtaatacattttaaagttTTTGCAGAGGTGATCTTAGTCACACAATTGTACATATTATGtttgcagtatttctcaagtaaaaaatgtgcatgaaaacaagtTGTCTCTTGAATGACAAACCCTTAATTTAATTGAAGAATCCTTACTGTTGACGTATCGCTCAACGAAGGGGTGTGGACTTCAGCTCGCCTCAGGAATTTGTGTGTGTACAAACAGCTAAAAAAAAACCTTGCCGGAGACCTAAACTTCAAACTTTCGAGGTGTAATATGTCAACTGTTTCAGATTAGAAGCATGTGCACGCCTTTAGGTCCAGGGGTGGGTAAACTTTTTGGTCTGAGGGGCATACTGGGACATAGTAATTCAACACAGAACTTGATTGAATGAGCTTGCTGGTCATATATGTAGTTTTCCCAACCCTAATGTAGCAGGCATAGAAGAAACGCCTGAAACTAGACCAATCAACTAATCCAGTAAATGTGGTGGAGTTAAGATGGCATGTTGCCTTGTTAATGTCTAAAGTGGTAGTCTTTCCATTTCCCTTGAAAACCGGAATGTTGTTGGACTCTGCAGAGACTACCCCTGCCCAAAACTGTAGATGCAGCATTGCCTTTTTGTCAAAGTTgttattttaaacttttttttttttttttcagtgacAGTTAGCTCCTTCGCCCACCGCCTCAGCATGCTcctccacagtgactctgtagAAAGAGTTGCCCCTGTGCCCTTCAAGTTTCCCAACTTCAATGTGGAGGAAGAGGCCGTGGTAGAGGGAGAGTTAGGCTCCAGCGagccccttctctcccctcagccATCACAGGTCTCAGGTGACATGATTCAGCCCTCTCCCCAGAGCGTGGCTAGTCATATGCTTCTCATCCAGAGTCCCTTCGTTCTCGTGGGGGAAGCCCAGGTAGACGTCGAAGCCGATTTCACTCTGGAGGAAGCCGAAGAGGCCAAGGAGTCTTCACTACACAAGCGCCTGAGTATGAGCTTGATCACCTGCCACGATGGTGTCGCCCCATCGCCGACCTTCGCCGAGGTGCACTACGACAGCCCTGCATCTCCTCTCCCTGAAAATGCTGCTGCTGAACTCCACAAGGAGGAACCTGACCACGCGAATGCCCTTCCCTCGGTCACCTCTGACCCCGCACAACCTCTGACTCCCATGGCTGAACCATCCATCCCCACCGTTACAGAGTTAACTGAAGTCACGGTTGCTACAGAGATGCTTAAAGTGGAGGTCCCAACACCAGTGGAGGAGCCAATGATGCCTGTAACGGTGTCGCCTGTTGTACCATCCACCGCAACCACTGGCCCCAGAGTGAGCCAGCAGCAGCCCCAAGCCACTGGGATCCGCTGCCCCACCTTCGACACCAAGAGCCCCAGTCAAGTGGTGTTCAAGCCCCAGTGGCTAGGGAAGGGCTTCGGGGCCACAGGGGTGAGGGCCAGAGGTAGAGGAGGCAAGGGGGGCTTGTCCTCTTCACCACTCTCCGTCCAGGTTGGAAACAAGAATGCAGCCAATGAGAACAAGGGGCAGTCGGTCAAACAGAAGCAGAGAGGTATGTGGGTGTCTTTGTTCATTTTTAGCAGAGTTTCCCTTTTTTCCCCCTTTTATTtttaactctctcctctcctgtgtggcAGACAAGGCACTAGTGGCTGAAGGCCGCTCCCCTCTGCAGATGCTCAAGGAGACCAACTGCCCCCGGGAGCAAGCAACACAGGTATATATCTGGTGTACACTAGGGCTGTGAAAGTCATGGAATTTCAGATGATGGTTATTGGTCATCGTTATAATCATTTGAATAGGAGCATTGTGggagtccccattcaagtcaacaatGGTTGCATGCGGCCGTTGTGAGACCGTCACTATCTGGGCAAGCGGTTTTCAAAA harbors:
- the LOC139366790 gene encoding cell division cycle-associated protein 3-like, whose amino-acid sequence is MGSSESKVAVASTPKHDPSHRIKHDRLSQLVDPRSPSVAIDRTPIQVGGTVSCVPVVESECSILASDPRSPSVGVTRTPMKDSMSVTVSSFAHRLSMLLHSDSVERVAPVPFKFPNFNVEEEAVVEGELGSSEPLLSPQPSQVSGDMIQPSPQSVASHMLLIQSPFVLVGEAQVDVEADFTLEEAEEAKESSLHKRLSMSLITCHDGVAPSPTFAEVHYDSPASPLPENAAAELHKEEPDHANALPSVTSDPAQPLTPMAEPSIPTVTELTEVTVATEMLKVEVPTPVEEPMMPVTVSPVVPSTATTGPRVSQQQPQATGIRCPTFDTKSPSQVVFKPQWLGKGFGATGVRARGRGGKGGLSSSPLSVQVGNKNAANENKGQSVKQKQRDKALVAEGRSPLQMLKETNCPREQATQMKLKVSTPDRQRLGQLDRRVLTVSMDKENR